Proteins encoded by one window of Nomascus leucogenys isolate Asia chromosome 19, Asia_NLE_v1, whole genome shotgun sequence:
- the GOSR2 gene encoding Golgi SNAP receptor complex member 2 isoform X3, which yields MEPLYQQTHKQVHEIQSRMGRLETADKQSVHIVENEIQASIDQIFSRLERLEILSSKEPPNKRQNAKLRVDQLKYDVQHLQTALRNFQHRRHAREQQERQREELLSRTFTTNGTQKKILDIANMLGLSNTVMRLIEKRAFQDKYFMIGGMLLTCVVMFLVVQYLT from the exons ATGGAGCCCCTGTACCAGCAAACGCACAA GCAGGTCCACGAGATCCAGTCTCGCATGGGACGCCTGGAGACGGCAGACAAGCAGTCTGTGCACA tAGTAGAAAACGAAATCCAAGCAAGCATAGACCAGATATTCAGCCGTCTAGAACGTCTGGAGATTTTGTCCAGCAAGGAGCCCCCTAACAAAAGGCAAAATGCCAAACT TCGGGTTGACCAGTTAAAGTATGATGTCCAGCACCTGCAGACTGCGCTCAGAAACTTCCAGCATCGGCGCCATGCAAGGGAGCAGCAGGAGAGACAGCGAGAAGAGCTTCTGTCTCGAACCTTCACCACTAAT GGGACTCAGAAGAAGATCCTTGACATTGCCAACATGCTGGGCTTGTCCAACACAGTGATGCGGCTCATCGAGAAGCGGGCTTTCCAGGACAAGTACTTTATGATCGGTGGGATGCTGCTGACCTGTGTGGTCATGTTCCTCGTGGTGCAGTACCTGACATGA
- the GOSR2 gene encoding Golgi SNAP receptor complex member 2 isoform X2, translated as MGRLETADKQSVHIVENEIQASIDQIFSRLERLEILSSKEPPNKRQNAKLRVDQLKYDVQHLQTALRNFQHRRHAREQQERQREELLSRTFTTNDSDTTIPMDESLQFNSSLQKVHNGMDDLILDGHNILDGLRTQRLTLKGTQKKILDIANMLGLSNTVMRLIEKRAFQDKYFMIGGMLLTCVVMFLVVQYLT; from the exons ATGGGACGCCTGGAGACGGCAGACAAGCAGTCTGTGCACA tAGTAGAAAACGAAATCCAAGCAAGCATAGACCAGATATTCAGCCGTCTAGAACGTCTGGAGATTTTGTCCAGCAAGGAGCCCCCTAACAAAAGGCAAAATGCCAAACT TCGGGTTGACCAGTTAAAGTATGATGTCCAGCACCTGCAGACTGCGCTCAGAAACTTCCAGCATCGGCGCCATGCAAGGGAGCAGCAGGAGAGACAGCGAGAAGAGCTTCTGTCTCGAACCTTCACCACTAAT GACTCTGACACCACCATACCAATGGACGAATCACTGCAGTTTAACTCCTCCCTCCAGAAAGTTCACAACGGCATGGATGACCTCATTTTAGATGGGCACAATATTTTAGATGGACTGAGGACCCAGAGACTGACCTTGAAG GGGACTCAGAAGAAGATCCTTGACATTGCCAACATGCTGGGCTTGTCCAACACAGTGATGCGGCTCATCGAGAAGCGGGCTTTCCAGGACAAGTACTTTATGATCGGTGGGATGCTGCTGACCTGTGTGGTCATGTTCCTCGTGGTGCAGTACCTGACATGA
- the GOSR2 gene encoding Golgi SNAP receptor complex member 2 isoform X4, whose product MGRLETADKQSVHIVENEIQASIDQIFSRLERLEILSSKEPPNKRQNAKLRVDQLKYDVQHLQTALRNFQHRRHAREQQERQREELLSRTFTTNGTQKKILDIANMLGLSNTVMRLIEKRAFQDKYFMIGGMLLTCVVMFLVVQYLT is encoded by the exons ATGGGACGCCTGGAGACGGCAGACAAGCAGTCTGTGCACA tAGTAGAAAACGAAATCCAAGCAAGCATAGACCAGATATTCAGCCGTCTAGAACGTCTGGAGATTTTGTCCAGCAAGGAGCCCCCTAACAAAAGGCAAAATGCCAAACT TCGGGTTGACCAGTTAAAGTATGATGTCCAGCACCTGCAGACTGCGCTCAGAAACTTCCAGCATCGGCGCCATGCAAGGGAGCAGCAGGAGAGACAGCGAGAAGAGCTTCTGTCTCGAACCTTCACCACTAAT GGGACTCAGAAGAAGATCCTTGACATTGCCAACATGCTGGGCTTGTCCAACACAGTGATGCGGCTCATCGAGAAGCGGGCTTTCCAGGACAAGTACTTTATGATCGGTGGGATGCTGCTGACCTGTGTGGTCATGTTCCTCGTGGTGCAGTACCTGACATGA
- the GOSR2 gene encoding Golgi SNAP receptor complex member 2 isoform X1, which translates to MEPLYQQTHKQVHEIQSRMGRLETADKQSVHIVENEIQASIDQIFSRLERLEILSSKEPPNKRQNAKLRVDQLKYDVQHLQTALRNFQHRRHAREQQERQREELLSRTFTTNDSDTTIPMDESLQFNSSLQKVHNGMDDLILDGHNILDGLRTQRLTLKGTQKKILDIANMLGLSNTVMRLIEKRAFQDKYFMIGGMLLTCVVMFLVVQYLT; encoded by the exons ATGGAGCCCCTGTACCAGCAAACGCACAA GCAGGTCCACGAGATCCAGTCTCGCATGGGACGCCTGGAGACGGCAGACAAGCAGTCTGTGCACA tAGTAGAAAACGAAATCCAAGCAAGCATAGACCAGATATTCAGCCGTCTAGAACGTCTGGAGATTTTGTCCAGCAAGGAGCCCCCTAACAAAAGGCAAAATGCCAAACT TCGGGTTGACCAGTTAAAGTATGATGTCCAGCACCTGCAGACTGCGCTCAGAAACTTCCAGCATCGGCGCCATGCAAGGGAGCAGCAGGAGAGACAGCGAGAAGAGCTTCTGTCTCGAACCTTCACCACTAAT GACTCTGACACCACCATACCAATGGACGAATCACTGCAGTTTAACTCCTCCCTCCAGAAAGTTCACAACGGCATGGATGACCTCATTTTAGATGGGCACAATATTTTAGATGGACTGAGGACCCAGAGACTGACCTTGAAG GGGACTCAGAAGAAGATCCTTGACATTGCCAACATGCTGGGCTTGTCCAACACAGTGATGCGGCTCATCGAGAAGCGGGCTTTCCAGGACAAGTACTTTATGATCGGTGGGATGCTGCTGACCTGTGTGGTCATGTTCCTCGTGGTGCAGTACCTGACATGA